The following coding sequences are from one Salvia hispanica cultivar TCC Black 2014 chromosome 3, UniMelb_Shisp_WGS_1.0, whole genome shotgun sequence window:
- the LOC125212820 gene encoding probable GTP diphosphokinase CRSH, chloroplastic — MGVEVGVIGPPAAAASTPLLYPRPKSIVSLPIEFPSIWCGLKRRKQSVRVKALEQPGGKMVVELVGAFNDLTERMSVLSTSSSRLLFKTLKLSLPLLHSLPLLPDGRDPLSRALSLALFLAHLQMDAEAICAAILRQVIEGGMISMSEVRERVGTGTAHLLHESMRLNNVSSKVEALDDESAFALRKFCLTFYDVRAIILDLVLKLDMMRHLDHLPRYKQQMVSVEVMKIYAPLAHAVGITSLSMELEDLSFRYMFPYSYLYVDTWLRSHETGSKPLLEMYEDQLRNSLTSDQCLAEMVQHVSVEGRFKSRYSTMKKLLRDGRKPEQVNDILGLRVIVTPLSGVNSSEIGEKACYRVRDIIRSLWKEIPSRFKDYIARPKFNGYKSLHMAVDISDNGRNRPLMEIQIRTAEMDMLAAGGTASHALYKGGLTNPEEAKRLKAIMMAAAELAALRLRDLPSSTQKGLDDSRDRVFHLLDKNGDGKISVEELMEVMEELGAEGEDAREMMQLLDSNSDGLLSSDEFDLFQKQVKLIRNLEYRDGQYKIELDEIERLLQLEDRSSSGMTQTTLG; from the exons aTGGGTGTGGAGGTAGGCGTGATCGGCCCTCCTGCCGCAGCTGCATCCACTCCGCTTCTGTATCCGAGACCTAAGAGCATTGTGAGTCTCCCAATTGAGTTCCCCTCAATTTGGTGTGGTCTAAAAAGGAGGAAGCAAAGTGTAAGGGTGAAAGCACTAGAGCAACCCGGCGGCAAGATGGTGGTGGAGCTTGTTGGAGCCTTCAATGACCTTACCGAGAGGATGAGCGTCCTCTCCACCAGCTCCTCCCGCCTcctcttcaaaaccctcaagcTCTCCCTCCCCCTTCTCCACTCCCTCCCCCTTCTCCCCGACGGCCGCGACCCCCTCTCTAGGGCTCTCTCCCTCGCCCTCTTTCTCGCCCATCTCCAG ATGGATGCTGAGGCTATTTGTGCTGCGATTTTGAGACAAGTAATCGAGGGAGGTATGATATCGATGAGTGAAGTGAGGGAGCGCGTTGGCACGGGCACTGCTCATCTTCTCCACGAGAGCATGCGCTTGAACAACGTTTCCTCCAAGGTGGAGGCGTTGGACGACGAGAGTGCGTTCGCGTTGAGGAAATTCTGCCTCACATTCTACGACGTCAGGGCCATCATACTGGACTTGGTTCTGAAGCTTGACATGATGAGGCACCTTGATCATCTCCCGCGATACAAGCAGCAGATGGTTTCTGTGGAAGTTATGAAGATATACGCCCCGTTGGCTCATGCTGTTGGAATCACTAGTTTGTCCATGGAGCTGGAGGATCTTTCGTTCAGATACATGTTTCCTTATTCGTACCTTTATGTTGACACGTGGTTGAGGAGCCACGAGACTGGAAGCAAGCCTCTGCTGGAGATGTACGAGGACCAGCTACGCAACTCCCTCACATCTGACCAGTGTTTAGCTGAAATGGTACAGCACGTCTCTGTTGAAGGTCGTTTCAAGAGTCGTTATAgtactatgaagaaacttctgAGAGATGGGCGTAAGCCTGAGCAAGTGAATGACATCTTAGGATTGAGAGTGATTGTTACTCCATTATCTGGAGTTAATTCATCGGAGATTGGAGAAAAGGCTTGCTATAGAGTACGTGATATCATCCGGTCCCTATGGAAAGAAATTCCTAGCAGGTTCAAGGATTATATCGCACGGCCTAAGTTTAATGGATACAAGAGTTTACACATGGCTGTTGATATCAGTGACAATGGTAGGAATAGGCCACTGATGGAAATACAGATACGAACAGCTGAGATGGACATGTTGGCAGCCGGTGGAACTGCATCCCATGCTTTATATAAAGGTGGCCTTACCAATCCAGAAGAG GCAAAGCGACTTAAGGCGATTATGATGGCTGCGGCTGAACTAGCAGCACTGCGTCTTAGAGACTTGccttcctcaacccaaaaggGTCTCGATGATAGCAGAGATCGAGTATTCCATCTTCTAGACAAGAATGGAGATGGTAAGATCAGTGTCGAGGAACTTATGGAGGTCATGGAAGAGCTTGGGGCTGAAGGGGAAGATGCCCGTGAGATGATGCAGCTGCTTGATTCAAATAGTGATGGCCTGCTGAGCTCGGATGAATTTGACTTGTTCCAGAAACAG GTTAAACTCATTCGGAATTTGGAATACAGAGATGGGCAATACAAGATTGAGTTGGATGAGATTGAGAGGCTTCTTCAATTAGAGGATAGAAGTAGCAGTGGGATGACTCAAACAACTCTAGGGTAA
- the LOC125215338 gene encoding malate synthase-like: MVGFENLVQVPPMRKTPVGGYDCPEGVDIRGRYDAEFAAILTRDALQFVASLQRQFASHITYAMDCRNDAKLRYNRGALPAFDPATKPLRDADWLCAPPPPAIADRRVEITGPVERKMVINALNSGAKVFMADFEDALAPNWENLMRGHINLRDAVRGTISYHDKARNRVYKLNEQTAKLFVRPRGWHLPEAHVLIDGRPAAACLVDFGLYFFHNWSAFRRNQGHGFGPFFYLPKMEHSREARIWNNVFTAAEKMAGIENGSIRATVLIETLPAVFQMDEILYELRDHSVGLNCGRWDYIFSYVKTFQAHPDRLLPDRVLVGMGQHFMRSYSDLLIRTCHRRGVHAMGGMAAQIPIRDDPKANEAALELVRKDKLREVLAGHDGTWAAHPGLIPAIAEVFDAHMGGGPNQIQSAKREDAAGVQAEDLLQTPRGVRSMEGLRLNTRVGIQYVAAWLTGTGSVPLYNLMEDAATAEISRVQNWQWLKYGVELDGDGLGVRVTAELFGRVVEEEMERIEREVGKERFNKGMYREACKIFARQCTAPTLDDFLTLDAYNHIVVHHPLASSRL, encoded by the exons ATGGTTGGTTTTGAAAATCTGGTTCAAGTCCCTCCAATGAGGAAAACCCCAGTCGGCGGCTACGACTGCCCCGAGGGCGTCGACATCCGAGGCCGATACGACGCCGAATTCGCCGCCATTCTCACCAGAGACGCCCTCCAATTCGTCGCCTCTCTGCAGCGCCAATTCGCCAGCCACATCACCTACGCAATGGACTGCCGCAACGACGCCAAGCTCCGCTACAACCGCGGCGCGCTCCCCGCCTTCGACCCCGCCACCAAGCCCCTCCGCGACGCCGACTGGCTCTGCGCCCCTCCGCCTCCAGCAATCGCCGATCGCCGCGTCGAGATCACCGGCCCCGTCGAGAGGAAGATGGTCATCAACGCGCTCAACTCCGGCGCCAAAGTTTTCATG GCTGATTTTGAGGACGCGTTGGCGCCGAATTGGGAGAATTTGATGCGAGGGCACATCAATTTGAGAGATGCGGTGAGGGGCACGATTAGCTACCATGATAAGGCGAGGAACAGAGTGTACAAGCTGAATGAGCAGACGGCGAAGCTCTTTGTGCGGCCTAGAGGCTGGCATCTGCCCGAGGCTCACGTCTTGATCGACGGCCGCCCTGCCGCCGCCTGCTTGGTCGACTTCGgcctctacttttttcataaCTGGTCCGCCTTCCGCCGCAATCAAGGCCACGGATTCGGCCCCTTCTTCTACCTCCCCAAAATGGAGCATTCTAG GGAGGCTAGGATATGGAACAATGTGTTCACGGCGGCGGAGAAAATGGCGGGAATAGAAAACGGGAGCATCAGAGCGACGGTGCTGATCGAGACTCTGCCGGCGGTCTTCCAGATGGACGAGATTCTGTACGAGCTTCGGGACCACTCGGTGGGGCTCAACTGCGGCCGGTGGGACTACATCTTCAGCTATGTCAAGACATTCCAGGCCCACCCGGACCGCCTCCTCCCTGATCGCGTCCTCGTCGGCATGGGCCAGCACTTCATGCGGAGCTACTCCGACCTCCTGATCCGCACGTGCCACCGCCGCGGCGTCCATGCCATGGGCGGCATGGCCGCCCAGATCCCCATCCGGGACGACCCCAAGGCCAATGAGGCGGCCCTGGAGCTCGTccgcaaggacaagctcaGGGAAGTCCTGGCCGGCCACGATGGGACGTGGGCGGCCCACCCCGGCCTGATCCCCGCGATCGCGGAGGTGTTCGACGCCCACATGGGCGGCGGGCCCAACCAGATCCAGTCCGCGAAGCGGGAGGACGCGGCTGGGGTGCAGGCGGAGGACCTGCTGCAGACCCCGCGCGGGGTCCGCAGCATGGAGGGCCTCCGCCTGAACACGAGGGTGGGGATCCAGTACGTGGCGGCGTGGCTGACGGGGACAGGGTCGGTGCCGCTGTACAACCTGATGGAGGACGCGGCGACGGCGGAGATAAGCCGGGTGCAGAACTGGCAGTGGCTCAAGTACGGGGTGGAGCTGGACGGGGACGGGCTCGGGGTGAGGGTGACGGCGGAGCTCTTCGGGAgggtggtggaggaggagatGGAGAGGATTGAGAGGGAGGTTGGGAAGGAGAGATTCAACAAAGGGATGTATAGAGAGGCGTGTAAGATTTTTGCGAGGCAGTGCACGGCGCCGACGTTGGATGATTTTCTCACGCTTGATGCCTACAACCACATCGTTGTTCATCATCCACTTGCTTCTTCGAGGCTTTGA
- the LOC125214755 gene encoding protein PLASTID TRANSCRIPTIONALLY ACTIVE 10 — MQSFQLQTLSSFTTFLPIPPKPFLKPHKSIKLKPHLLRSYSSDEYPVGDDDAFLASFGPKEKESEEEARRRNWVERGWAPWEEILTPEADFARKSLNEGEEVPLQSPEAIEAFKMLTPKYRKQKAAEMGLTEDEFFAKQFEIKGEIPEPLEPLWSGPLVLGLVPPRDWPPRGWEVDREELEFIRGAHKIYSALRVDPEKVEERLEKGTEMEDMCLERYNMFLKQYNEWVEANRDRLEEEAYEVDQDYYPGRRKRGKDYNEEMYELPFYYPGMICSGTVTAVHLYQGAFVDIGGVHDGWVPIKRNDWYWIRHHIKVGMLVLVEITAKRDPYRFRFPIEMRFVNPNIDHLIFNKFDFPPIFHRDDAEIPDELRRDCGRPPIPRKDPGIKWEEEPLLSNHPYVDKLWQIHNAEQMILDDVDANPNKYKGKRLSELTDEEEIDDENCVEYGRAKYKNTTVPRMTLKVSVNELDLEAAQAERQLHNKLRKEAEERGETYKITKLRRNEEMDEYDLIHWRRSFEERETLLRDISCRRALGLPLEEPGRYVDPSFFGKDQYDPDSALYRYDYWGEPKNSEKSKQERMTDTHNKSIVGKGTVWYEMSYEDAVKQQQQREKLGLKPEEYEAEESDRDPGEEDDDDSDDEDFDYSILSSTSVGAASSQPHVNGTESPRLSDEGMFED; from the exons atgcaatctttcCAACTCCAAACCCTCTCTTCCTTCACCACCTTCCTTCCAATCCCACCAAAACCCTTCCTTAAACCCCACAAATCCATCAAATTGAAGCCCCATCTCCTCCGCTCCTACTCCTCCGACGAGTATCCCGTTGGCGACGACGACGCATTCCTCGCCTCCTTCGGCCCAAAGGAGAAGGAGTCCGAAGAGGAAGCTCGGAGAAGGAACTGGGTCGAAAGGGGCTGGGCTCCCTGGGAAGAAATTCTCACCCCTGAAGCCGATTTCGCTCGCAAATCCCTCAATGAAGGCGAGGAGGTGCCTCTTCAGTCCCCTGAAGCCATCGAGGCTTTCAAAATGCTCACTCCCAAGTACAGGAAGCAGAAGGCTGCTGAAATGGGCCTCACGGAGGATGAGTTTTTCGCGAAGCAGTTCGAGATTAAGGGTGAGATTCCCGAGCCGCTCGAGCCGTTGTGGAGTGGGCCTTTGGTGCTGGGATTGGTTCCTCCCAGGGACTGGCCTCCTAGGGGGTGGGAGGTCGACAGAGAGGAGTTGGAGTTTATTCGAGGTGCTCATAAGATCTATTCGGCTTTGAGAGTGGATCCGGAGAAGGTGGAGGAGCGGTTGGAGAAAGGGACGGAGATGGAGGATATGTGTTTGGAGAGGTATAATATGTTCCTGAAGCAGTACAATGAGTGGGTGGAGGCGAACAGGGATCGGTTGGAGGAGGAAGCCTATGAG GTTGATCAAGATTATTATCCTGGCAGAAGGAAAAGGGGAAAGGATTACAATGAGGAAATG TATGAGCTTCCGTTCTATTACCCAGGAATG ATATGCTCAGGTACAGTAACTGCAGTACATCTTTATCAAGGAGCATTTGTTGACATTGGAGGTGTTCACGATGG GTGGGTTCCTATAAAGCGTAATGATTGGTACTGGATTCGACATCACATTAAAGTTGGGATGCTCGTCCTTGTTGAGATTACA GCTAAACGAGATCCTTATCGCTTTCGATTTCCTATAGAGATGCGGTTTGTCAATCCGAATATAGATCACCTAAT TTTCAATAAATTTGACTTCCCCCCTATATTTCACCGAGATGACGCTGAGATTCCAGATGAATTACGT CGTGATTGTGGAAGACCTCCAATTCCTAGAAAAGATCCTGGAATTAAGTGGGAAGAGGAACCTTTATTATCAAACCACCCATACGTCGATAAG CTATGGCAGATACATAACGCTGAACAAATGATATTGGATGATGTGGATGCAAAtcctaataaatataaaggCAAACGCTTATCAGAATTGACCGACGAAGAAGAAATTGATGATGAAAACTGCGTAGAGTATGGAAGAGCTAAATACAAGAACACGACCGTTCCCAGAATGACATTG AAAGTAAGCGTAAATGAACTTGATTTGGAAGCTGCACAAGCTGAGCGTCAG CTGCATAACAAACTAAGGAAAGAAGCCGAAGAACGTGGAGAGACGTATAAGATTACTAAGCTGAGGCGCAACGAGGAAATGGATGAATACGATCTTATCCATTGGCGAAGATCATTCGAAGAAAGAGAAACTCTCCTCCGAGATATAAGCTG CCGTCGAGCTCTGGGGCTTCCGTTGGAAGAGCCAGGCAGGTACGTCGACCCGAGTTTCTTCGGAAAAGACCAATACGACCCTGATAGCGCGTTGTATCGTTACGACTACTGGGGGGAGCCAAAGAACTCTGAGAAGAGCAAGCAAGAGCGCATGACGGACACTCACAACAAATCGATAGTTGGCAAAGGAACGGTTTGGTACGAAATGTCGTATGAGGATGCTGTcaagcagcagcagcagaggGAGAAACTCGGGCTCAAGCCTGAGGAGTATGAAGCAGAAGAGTCGGACAGGGACCCCGGAGAGGAAGATGATGACGACAGCGATGATGAGGACTTCGATTACAGCATTCTGAGTTCTACGAGTGTCGGCGCTGCGTCTAGCCAGCCTCATGTCAATGGCACTGAATCTCCGAGGCTGTCGGATGAAGGAATGTTTGAGGATTAG
- the LOC125211574 gene encoding glyceraldehyde-3-phosphate dehydrogenase, cytosolic, which produces MAKIKIGINGFGRIGRLVARVALQRDDVELVAVNDPFITVDYMTYMFKYDSVHGQWKHHELKVKDEKTLLFGEKPVTVFGFRNPEEIPWASTGAEYIVESTGVFTDKDKAAAHLKGGAKKVVISAPSKDAPMFVVGVNEKSYTPDLDIVSNASCTTNCLAPLAKVINDRFGIVEGLMTTVHSITATQKTVDGPSAKDWRGGRAASFNIIPSSTGAAKAVGKVLPALNGKLTGMAFRVPTVDVSVVDLTVRLEKEATYDEIKAALKEESEGNLKGILGYTEDDVVSTDFVGDNRSSIFDAKAGIALSKNFVKLVSWYDNEWGYSTRVVDLIKHIHSTQ; this is translated from the exons ATgg CGAAGATTAAGATCGGAATCAATG GTTTCGGTAGAATCGGCCGTCTGGTTGCCAGAGTCGCTCTTCAAAGAGACGATGTTGAGCTTGTTGCTGTCAACGATCCGTTCATCACCGTTGACTACATG ACCTATATGTTTAAGTATGACAGTGTGCACGGCCAATGGAAGCACCACGAGCTCAAGGTTAAGGATGAGAAAACCCTTCTCTTTGGTGAGAAGCCTGTCACTGTTTTCGGTTTCAG AAATCCCGAGGAGATTCCATGGGCTTCAACTGGGGCTGAGTACATTGTGGAGTCAACTGGTGTTTTTACTGACAAGGATAAGGCTGCAGCTCATCTGAAG GGAGGTGCTAAGAAGGTTGTTATTTCTGCTCCAAGCAAGGATGCACCTATGTTTGTGGTCGGTGTCAATGAGAAGTCATACACACCTGATCTTGACATTGTTTCTaatgctagctgcaccacaaACTGCCTTGCCCCATTGGCAAAG GTTATTAATGATAGGTTTGGTATTGTTGAAGGTCTTATGACAACAGTCCATTCCATCACAG CTACCCAAAAGACTGTTGATGGACCATCTGCCAAGGACTGGAGAGGTGGAAGAGCTGCATCATTCAATATTATCCCAAGTAGCACTGGAGCAGCTAAG GCTGTTGGCAAAGTTCTTCCTGCTTTGAACGGAAAATTGACTGGAATGGCCTTCCGTGTCCCAACAGTTGATGTTTCTGTTGTTGATCTCACAGTGAGGTTAGAGAAGGAAGCTACTTATGATGAAATCAAAGCAGCACTCAA GGAGGAGTCTGAGGGAAATCTGAAGGGAATTCTAGGCTACACCGAAGATGATGTTGTGTCTACTGATTTTGTCGGCGACAACAG GTCAAGCATTTTCGATGCCAAGGCTGGAATTGCTTTGAGCAAGAACTTTGTGAAGCTCGTTTCGTGGTACGATAACGAATGGGGTTACAG CACCCGTGTGGTTGATCTGATCAAGCATATTCACTCCACCCAGTAA
- the LOC125211573 gene encoding UPF0481 protein At3g47200-like translates to MVAVFNKELLSWYLITLKLNQAVENGLQNAQSPSTNPPPIDFPDHPPHIHENQPLITPGEAESEWVIAIKEKLDQARADDGAGAWAKLSIYRIPQCLRDSDDKAYIPQTVSLGPYHHGRKRLRGMERHKWRALHHVLKRTGHRVELYLDAVKELEDRARACYEGAIGLSSNDFAEMLVLDSSFALELFRGAAQGFARLGYSRSDPVFAMRGAMHSIQRDMIMLENQIPLFVLDRVHAIQRQAGDGSSVASLALRFFDPLMPTDEPLPAANAAGGNAFDPLADQGGLHCLEVFRRSLLAVRAGPKPAPRVWIKKWSHAGRVADKRRQQLIHCVTELKDAGIKFKRKKTDRFWDIDFSNGVLKIPRLLVHDGTKSLFLNLIAFEQCHLDCTNDITSYVIFMDNLIDSPADVSYLHYCGIVENWLGSDGEVAELFNRLCQEVVFDINDSSLSRLSEKVNRYYDHRWNAWRASLTHKYFNNPWSIISFIAAIVLVMLTLAQTFYAVYAYYFPPS, encoded by the coding sequence ATGGTTGCAGTTTTCAACAAAGAACTCCTCAGTTGGTACCTCATCACACTCAAGCTCAATCAAGCAGTAGAAAATGGCCTCCAAAATGCTCAAAGCCCCTCCACAAATCCACCTCCCATCGATTTCCCAGACCATCCACCGCATATACACGAAAATCAACCTTTAATCACTCCCGGCGAGGCGGAGTCGGAGTGGGTGATCGCCATCAAAGAGAAGCTAGATCAGGCCCGAGCCGACGACGGCGCCGGCGCGTGGGCGAAGCTCTCCATCTACCGGATCCCGCAGTGCCTCCGCGACAGCGACGACAAGGCCTACATTCCGCAGACGGTGTCGCTCGGGCCGTACCACCACGGCCGCAAGCGTCTCCGCGGAATGGAGCGCCACAAGTGGCGTGCCCTCCACCACGTCCTGAAGCGGACGGGCCACCGCGTCGAGCTGTACCTCGACGCGGTGAAGGAGCTCGAGGACCGCGCCCGCGCCTGCTACGAGGGCGCCATCGGCCTCAGCAGCAACGACTTCGCGGAGATGCTGGTCCTCGACTCCTCCTTCGCCCTGGAGCTCTTCCGCGGCGCCGCGCAGGGCTTCGCCAGACTGGGCTACTCCCGCAGCGACCCGGTCTTCGCCATGCGCGGCGCAATGCACTCCATCCAGCGCGACATGATCATGCTTGAAAACCAAATTCCCCTTTTCGTCCTCGACCGGGTCCACGCCATCCAGCGCCAGGCTGGCGACGGATCCTCCGTCGCCAGCCTGGCGCTTCGGTTTTTTGATCCGTTAATGCCGACGGACGAGCCGCTGCCGGCCGCGAACGCGGCCGGCGGCAATGCCTTCGACCCGCTGGCGGACCAGGGCGGACTGCATTGCCTGGAGGTGTTCAGGCGCAGTCTGCTGGCAGTCCGCGCAGGGCCGAAGCCCGCCCCGCGTGTCTGGATCAAAAAATGGTCCCATGCTGGGCGGGTGGCGGACAAGCGCCGTCAGCAGTTAATCCACTGCGTGACGGAGCTGAAAGACGCCGGgatcaaatttaaaagaaaaaagacagACAGATTCTGGGACATTGACTTCAGCAATGGGGTGCTGAAAATACCGCGGCTGCTGGTGCACGATGGGACAAAGTCCTTGTTCCTCAACCTTATCGCGTTCGAGCAGTGCCATCTGGACTGCACGAACGACATAACGTCGTACGTGATATTCATGGACAACCTCATCGACTCCCCGGCCGATGTGAGCTACCTGCACTACTGCGGCATAGTGGAGAATTGGCTGGGGAGCGATGGGGAGGTGGCGGAGCTGTTCAACCGGCTGTGTCAGGAGGTGGTGTTCGACATCAACGACAGCTCGCTGTCGAGGCTGTCGGAGAAGGTGAATAGGTACTACGATCACCGGTGGAATGCGTGGAGGGCGAGTTTGACGCACAAGTATTTCAATAATCCGTGGTCGATTATATCCTTCATTGCTGCGATCGTCTTGGTGATGTTGACTCTCGCGCAAACCTTTTATGCCGTCTATGCTTACTACTTCCCTCCTTCTTGA